Within the Arthrobacter sp. UKPF54-2 genome, the region GGCGGGCCGGGCAACGGTGTCCTGGCCGGGCCGCTCCCCTGCCGCCCGGGCGACGGTGTCCTGGCCCGTGGCCCAGACGGTGCCGCCCAGGGCGAGCAGTGCGGAAATGCCGATCGAGGTGGCGAGCAGGCGCCGGCGCCGGCCGGCGCTGTGGGCTCCTGGCCCGTGGTGTGCGGTGTTCATTGCGGGACCCCAGTTCCAGTGGTGTTGCCGGTTGGTGCGGACGGTTCCGTGAGGCTGTGCCGGCCCGCCCGGCCGGGCGCCGGCGGGAAGGCGGAGATTTCTCGGAACCACTTGATGGATGCCAGCAGCAGGAAGCCTGCCGTTGCGGCGACGATCAGGGTGTAGAGGGCGAGGAAGAGCGGGACCACGCCGTAGAAGGCAAAGCAGAGGCAGAGGACCCCGTAGTCCATCGGGACCACCAGCACCGAGCGGAGCCAGGACCGGCGGCCGGGGGCGGCCATGGAGACCAGGCCCCGCTGGCGGCGCAACTGCTCGGTGAGGATCATGCTGAAGAACAGCACGGCCGAGATGACGGCGGCGGCTAGCGGAACCAGCAGCCAGCGCCGGTCCACGGTGCCGAAGCGGTACAGCCCGACGGCGAGCGCCAGCGGAAGGGCGGAGGTTTTCACCGCGTCCACCATGTGGTCCAGCCACTCCCCCGCAGCCGATCCGCTGCCCTGCATCCGTGCGACCTGTCCGTCGGCCGAGTCCAGGGCGTAGCCGACCACCAGCAGCAGGGCCACCCCGATCCCCAGGGCTCCGGACGGCGGGAACATCATCAACAGGGCGATCCCCGAAAAGGTGAAGACCGCGCTGACCGCCGTGACGGTGTTGGGCCCCAGCCCGGCATGCAGGGCCACCGCGGCCAGCAGCCGGCCCAGCCGGCGGTTGACGTAGCGGGAGTACGCCGGAGCCCCGCGGGCCGCCGTCTTCTGCGCCGCGGCGAGCCGCTTCACGGTGTCCCGGTAGCCGGTGCTGGCCGGGGCGGCCGCCCCGATGCCCGGATCGACGGCGGTCATTGTCCGGCCCCCAGGCTGCGACGCGGCGCCCGCCGCCGGTCCCCGGCGCCCGCTTCGGGACGCGTCCGGGCGGTCCGCGTCCGGCGGCCCAGGAGCGTCTCGCAGAGTTGTTCGTAACCGGCCGCGACGTCGCCCCAGTTGTACCGGCGGGCCAGCTGCTGCGCGTGCCGGCCGCGGTCCTCGGCGTCGGAACCGGGGGCCTCGGCCTCGTCCACCAGCCGGGCGACGTCGGCAGGGCCGGCGAAGTACCGGCCGGCGGTCTCGAGCACCTCGCGGTTGAACCCGACGTCGAACGCGTTGGTGGCCGTGCCGGACCCGAGGGCCCGCAGCAGCGAGGGGTTGGTGCCGCCGACGGAGTGCCCGTGCCAGTACACCAGCGCGTTTGCGTACAGCTGGTCCAGCAGCGTCTGGTCCCAGACGCCGCCGACAAAGCGGACCCTCTCGTCGCCGAGGGCGTGGACCTCGCGGGTGTACCGGTCCGAGTAGGGTGCGGAGCCGACGACGACGAGCGGCAGCCGGGCGGCGCTCCGGGCGAACCCTTCGACGATGAGGTGGACGTGGTTTTCGGGCTCGAAGCGGGCGACGACGAGGTGGTAGCCGCGCGGCGCCAGGCCCAGTTCCGGGAGCCTGTCCGAGCCGGCGTCTGCCTGGATCGGCGCCCCGTAGGCCAGGTACACCGTGTCGGCGTCGAACTTCTCCCGGTAGTAGTCCTGGATGCTGACCGCGTCGGCGATCAGCGCGTCGGACCACCGGACCGCGAGCCGTTCAACGAGCTGGTAGTAATTCCGGCCCGCCCTGCCCCACTTGGCGCGCTTCCATTCCAGCCCGTCGACGTGGGTGGCCACGGGGATGCCGGCGGCCTTGATCGCGGGCAGGTAGGGGGCGTTGGCCGCGTTGAAGACGATGGCGGCGTCCGGCCGGTGCCGGAGCAGGTGGGCGACGGACAGCCCAGTGTGGCTGAGGGTCTCCAGGGACCGTTTGCGCAGCGCCGGCAGGTGCACCAGGTCCATCCCGAGGTGCCGGTCCGGCCGGTCGCCGCCGCCCGTCTCACGGCAGTAGACGGTGACGCGGTGGCCGCGCTGCACGAGCCGCTGGCCGATTTCCTCGATGGCCGTCTCGAATCCGCCGTACCGGGCCGGGACACCGCGCGTTCCGACCATCGCGATGTGCAGCCCGCTCACAGCCGCACCCCGTGGAGCCGGTGCCCGGGTTCGGGGGAACGGTTGATCAGTTCGAGGGCGGTGCGCAGGGCGGAGCTGGACGTCTGCACGGTGTACGGGAAGAAGACAACGTCGACGCCGACCGCCCGGAACGCCGCTTCCAGCCTGTCGCCCTTGGGGGTGCCCTTCCAGTCGTCGCCCTTGAAAAAGACGTTGAACCGCAGTTCCTCCCAGACCTGGAGCTTGTCCGGGACGGTTTCGGCGTAGACCTTGTCCACGTAGCCGATGCTGGCGACAATCTCCATCCGCTCGGCCAGCGGGATCACGGGCAGCCGGCCCTTGGCCTGTTCCAGCATTTCGTCCGAGACGACCCCGGCGACCAGGAAGTCGCACTGGCTCCGGGCGTGCTTGAGGATGTTGAGATGCCCGATGTGGAACAAATCGAACGCCCCCGGCGCGTAACCGATTCTGAGACCCATTTCCTGCCCTTTCAATTCACCGCCGGCCCTCACCAGCGTTTAGTAAGCCCCCACCGGGTTCAGGATGACCTTGACGGTTCGCCAGAGGATCATGATGTCTCCGGTCAACGACCAGTTCTCCACGTAGTAGAGGTCCCAGCGGACACTCTCTTCCCAGCCAAGATTTGACCGGCCGTTCACCTGCCACAGCCCGGTGATGCCGGGTTTGATCAGCAGCCGGCGGGTCACGTCGCCCTCGTAGCCCTCCACCTCGCAGGGCAGCTGCGGACGCGGCCCCACCAGGCTCATGTCCCCCTTGAGCACGTTCCAGAACTGCGGCAGCTCATCGAGCGAATACTTCCGGAGCCAGCGTCCGCACTTGGTGACCCGCGGATCCTGCTTCATTTTGAACAGCAGGCCGGCCCCCTCGTTCAGCTCCCTGAGCAGCGCCAGGTCATCCTCCGCGGTCACCACCATGGAGCGGAACTTGATCATCTTGAACCGTTCGCCGTTGCGGCCGACCCGCTCCTGCTGGAAGAAGACCGGACCCTTGCTGTCACGGGCGATCACCCAGGCCAGGATGCACAGCAGGGGCGAGAGGAGCAGCAGCGCCGCGGCCGAGGCAACCACGTCGACGAGGCGTTTGAGCGTGTGTTTGCCGCCGCTGAACTCCGGCAGCTCCACGTGCATCAGCGGCAGGCCCTCGACGGGCCGCCAGTGGATCCGGGGACCGGCGACGTCGGTCAGGCTGGCGGCCAGGACCAGGCTGGCGTGCGTGCCCTCCAGAGCCCAGCCGAGCTGGCGGATCGCCCGGCTTCCGCCGTGCAGCTGTCCGGCGACGACGACGGCGTCGGCCCCGGTCTCCGTGACCTTCCCGGCCACCGAGTCGACATCGCAGAGCACGGGCACCCGGGTCGCGGAAATCTGCAGGTGGCTAGCGGTGTAGCCGGCCGGCAGGGCCGCCCCCACCACTTCGTAGGCGGCACCGGACACCTTGCCGAACTGGCGGATGACGTATTCGACGTCGGCGGGTTCGCCCACCACAATCACTTTGGAGAGGTAGTGGCCGAAGTTGCGCTGGCGGTTCAGCCAGGCCCGCCACCGCCACCGGCTCAGCAGGAGCAGCAGCGAACCGGCTGGGAGGGCGATCGCGAAGTGGCTGCGCACCACATCGATTCCCAGCAGCAGGACCACGATGGCGATGCCACCGAAGACCCCCACGGTGGCATCCATGACCCGCTTGTATTCCTCGGCCCCGACCCCGAGGACGGTCTCCTCCCGGGTGCGGTGCACTTCGAGGGCGACGATCCAGGCCAGGAGGATGGCGATGCTGAGCGAAACGTAGGTGCTGACTGCGGGGGTCCGGGCGAGCACGCCCTCGGCGTCGAGGCGGACCGCGTAGGCCACGGCAACCGCACTGGTCACGATGGTGATGTCGGTGAACCGCAGCCAGCGGCGGTAGCGCCGCGCCCAGGACATTCCCGAGTCCACGGGCCGGGCCGCTGCAGGTTGCCGCCCCGCGGTTGCGGGGTGATCAAACGCCCCGCCTGCGGGCCTTAGGACCCGGGCGGGGCGTCGATTCCAACGACTGCCTCTTTTTCTGTAGCCGGCGCGGTGTTCGTCTACCGCGCTCACGGCAATTCCACATCTCTCAGTGGTGCAGACCGTTTAAGGGAGCCGGCGGCGGCTGGGGGGAGAGCCTCGGTCTCAGAAGGCTCTGACGCCGCCGGCTCCGTCTTTGGGGTACGGCTGCCGGCTGGGGCACCGTACGGTTCCAATGAAGGAGTTCGGATATGGGAGGTGTCGACGCGGCCACCGTTGCTGGTGGCTCTGGCAATTGCGGCGCTGGAGCTCAGGCTTGTGGCCTTGCTCCTCCGCGGGCGCTGCCCGCAGTCGAATACCGCCCTGTAGTTACTCATTTTGAGACCTTTGTGAGTCGTTCCTGGGACTGACTTAAGTCAATCGCGGGGGCCTCATCTGCACACGAGTAGGGGTTACCCGACTTCTCTTGAGGTCGACTCCGGCGAACTACTTAGGCATACTCCCGGGGGGCGCCCGGGTCACGCAGTAGATACGCGGGATCCCCCGTGGCACCAGCGAAAAACCCTTGAATGGCGCACTCGCGCCCTGCCGGTGCCTGCCCCGCCGCGCTCACGGCAGCGGAAGATCGCGCTGGATGTCCATCAGCTCGCCGCGGCGGCTGACGCCGAGCTTGCCGAAGATGCGGTACAGGTGACCTTCGACGGTCCGCTGGGACAGGGTCAGGCGGGCGGCGATTTCGGCGTTCGTGGCCCCGCCGGCCACCAGCTTCAGGATCTCGGTTTCGCGGGCGGTGAGGTCGGCGTAGTGCTCGCCGCGGACGATGTTCATCTGCCCCGACATGCCGGCGGCGACCATGCGGTGGTGCACCTTGCGCTGGACCGCGGTGAGTTTCCATTTGTCCGGGTCATGTTCGAGCAGGTGCGCGGCCTGCTGGGCGGCTTCGAGCGCCAAGAGCAGGTAACCGGCGCTCAGGGCCTGGTCGCTGAGCGCCATCAGCCGGTTCGAGTCAGAGGCGGCGACGGCGAGCGCGTAGTCCCGCAGCAGGCCCGCCTCCGGGCCCTCCACGGCGCCGCTGCTGGCCGCCAGGGCCTCCGCGGCCCCGGTGTCCCCGCCGCGCAGCGCGAGCCGCCTGATGTCCGTTTCCACGGCCCGCAGCCCCTGCCGCTGTGCCTCGGCGGCGAGCCGGTCAAGTTCCCGGCGGCCGTCGCCGGGAACTTGACCGGAGGCGACCTCCGCGGCAGCGCAGTAGGCCTCCGCGAGGAGCCGGAGCGTCGCCGGCTCACGGTACCCGGTGCTGCGGAAAGCCAGCGTCTGCTCCGCCGCGTCACCGGGGTGCCCGGCCGCGGCGGCGGCGTAGGCTGCCACGGCGTGCGCGAAGGCAAGCAGTTCCCAGGGGTCGGCGATCCGGAGTTCTTCCACCCCCAGCAGCAGCTCGGCGTGGCTCTCCGGGATCCGGCCCTGACGCAGCCTGGAGTAGCCGCGCATCACGTGCAGCATGCCCCCGCTGTACAGCAGGCGGGGCGACAGGACGGCGGTGTAGTCGTCCAGGGCGGAGGCGAGTTCCTCCCATTCGCCGGCGCGGATCAGGTTCAGGCAGTGCCGGGCCAGTACGTCCTCATAAACCAGCGGCAGAGCCAGGCCGGTGCCCTGTACCCCGTGCCACGCTTCCCGGTCGATGCCGAGTCCCGCCAGCACCCGGCCCTGCGCGGTCAGCACCTCCGCCAGGCGGGACACCGCCGGGAGCCGGATTTCCGGGTTGCCCTCCGCAGCGGCGGCCAGCCCCTGCAGCCGCTCCTTCAGTTCGGCGGTGCGGCCGTCCCAACGCTCCAGCAGCAGGCCGGTGGCCAGGCCCACGGCCGGGCCACCCCAGCGCAGCTGATCGGGACCGCCGGTTTCCGCTTCACCGCTGCCGGCGTCGCGCGGAAGGTCAAGGGCAGCGGCGAGGGGCCCGAGCCGGGCGGCCAGGAGGGCGGCAAGATACGAGGCCCGGCCGTAGCGCACAGGCTGCGCGGCCTCGAGGTAGCCGGCCGACGCCTCGCGCCGGCCCAGGATGTAGTTGGCGTAGGCCAGTTGGATCCGGCCCTCCGGCAGGAAGCTGTCCTCCCGGATGGCGCCCGCGGCCCGCAGCGCCGTCGCGGCATCCAGGTCGATGTTCGCCGCCGTCGCCGCCCGGAGCAGCTCCGGGTCCGGGACGTCCGCGCCCGAGTCCAGAGACCAGCGCAGCTGGTTCAGGAAGGCGTCCGGGTGCACCGTGCCCGCCCACGGCAGCGCCAGCAGGCTGGCCCGGAGACTGGCGCTCCGGCCTGCGGGGACACGGCGGCGGATGATCTCGCCGATGAGCGGGCTGGCGGGCCTGACGATCCGGTCGCGGTCCCGCGAGACGGTGATGATCCCGGCCATCTCGAGCGCGTCGACGGCCCGGGGGCTGCTGAACCTGAGGATCTGGCCGAGCGAGAGCGGCCCGGCCAGGGCGACGATCGCTGCGGCCGTCTTTTCCTCCGGGGACATGGAGCGGACCTGGTGGTCCAGCAGGTCCGCGGCCGGAACGTCGCCCAGCTCGGGCGGAGCCAGGAGGAACCACGCGCCGCGGCGCTGGCCGATGGCTCCGGTGGCGCGGGCGTGCTCGATCAGGGACATCAGCATAAACGGGTTGCCCTCGGTCAGTTTGGCGAAGAGTTCGCTCACCCAGGGGGACACCTCGGCCCGCAGCACTTGTTCGCAGAGCTGATGCACCTCGGCGCGGCTGAGCGGCGCCAGGTCGAACTTCGCGATGATGCCGTCATCCCACAGGGCCAGGAACTCCTCGGGGATCAGCGGCCCGGGACGGCAGGTGGCGAGCAGCCGGGCCGCGCCGGTGGCTACCGCCTGCGCGATGAGCTGGACGGTCCCCCGGTCCAGGCTTTGAGCGTCGTCAACCACGAACAGCGCCAGCGTCGGCTCGGCCCTCAGGCTGGCGGTGACGGCGCCCAGCACGGCCGTGTAGGAGTCGAGGTCGTGGGCCGGGAGGCCCGCAAGGTAGGGGGTGAGGGCACCGAACGGGACGGCGGCGAGCGCCGGGGTGGCCGCGAGCCTGATCACCGTTCCGTGGGGGTGCAGTTCCGCCAGGACGGCCTTGACGACGGCGGTTTTGCCGGACCCGGAGCTGCCGACAATCAGAGCCCCGGCCCTGCCCTCGTCGCGGAGGCAGCGCACCACCTCTTTGACGACGCCGGACCGGCCGATCAGGGTCGCGGCATCAGTCAGGCTTTCCACTCAGGGCCACTCCCGCCGCCGTGGACCGCGTCCGGGGCCGCGGAGGGCCCCGCGCGGGTCAACCGATGCGGGCGCTGGCCGCCGGTCCCGAGATGACATCTTTGAGCTCCGATCGGCTGGCGACATGGAGTTTTGCGTACACCTGGTACAGGTGGCCCTCGACTGTGCGGACCGAGACGTGCATCTGTTCGGCGATCTTGCGGTTCGAGATTCCGGCGGCGGCCCGGACGGCGACTTCGCACTCCCGGGCGGTCAGGGTGGAGGTGGTCAGCGAGTGAAGGCCGTTTTTCGGGCTGCCGAACCGGTCGTCCAGGGACTGTTCGGTGCGTTGGGAGACACGGAGCGCAATCCGGTTTCCGGCTTCGTTGGCGCAGTAGACGGCGCGGCGGGCCACATCCCGGGCGAACACCGCGTTCCCCGAGGCGTCGGCGTCCCTGGCAACGGCCAGCAGCTGCTCGCTGGCGCAGTCCTTCACACCGTCGGCCAGCCGCAGGCAGAGCAGGGCGAACTGCCCGGTCACCCGGCCGGCGAGGCCGGCGAGCTTCTGGCACAGCTGCCGGTCCCCGAGCCTGGCCGCGGCGGACAGGAAGAGCAGCGCGGTGGCCGTGGCGCCGGCGTCGGCGTCGGCGTCCGAATCGGTGACGAGGCTGCGGATCGCCGCGGGCCGCTGGCCGAGTTCGGCCAGCGCGCACAGTTCGAAGTACCGGGTCATCCGGTCCACCAGCCAGGGGCTGGCCAGCTGGGGCTGTCCCGCCTCGGCGAGCAGCAGGCTGGCCCGTTCCTCGTCCCCGGCGAGTCCGGCGGCGTAGGCGCAGGCCGCCGTGGCCAGTCCGGACAGGGCATCGGGGTCCTGCATCCGCAACTGCCACATCCCGGCCTCGAGCCACGGGCCGGCGGCCTCCAGGTTGCCGGCGTGCAGGTCGATCACGCCTTGGACGATCTCGAACATCCCGCCGAGGCGCGTCTGCGGCTCGGCGGTGCCCGACGTGGCCGTGAGGAAGGCTGACGCCTCGCGGAACTTCGCCGAGAGCAACATCAGCAGCAGGAACCTCCCCCTGATCTCACGGACGGCCCGGTCGGACATCGGCACGGTGGAGGCCGCGGCTACGACCTGCTTGCCCAGGGCCATGGCCCCAAGGACGTTGCCGGTGACGGACATCGCCTCGCAGAAGATGCTGGCGGTCAGGAGCCCGGTTTCGGTTCCCAGCTCGGTGTCCATCCCGGCCTGCACGGCCAGGACGTCGGCGTAGCGGCCCTCGAAGGCTGCCAGTTTCACCTCGGCCAGCCGCAGCTGTTCCCGGGCCGGCTCCAGTCCCTCCGCCTCGTCCGCGGCGGGTCCGTAGAGACGGTCGCGGACCACGTCCAGCCTGGCCCGGGCACCGGCCGCGGTGGCGGCGCTGCGCAGGTCCAGGTCCACCCGCAGCAGCTGCAGGGCAACCCACTCGGCCAGCGGGCGCCCGGCGCCGCCGGAGCCGTCGGAGCTGTCAAGGTTATGGAGCAGTCGCCGCGCGGATTCGTCGTTGTTGACCCCCAGCTGGGCGTGCACGGATTCGATGGCGACTCCGGCGAGCGCCTCGCCGCCGTCGATTTCGTGGATAAACCGCAGCGCCGAGGTTGGATCCGAGGCGTTGTTGGCCAGGTGGGCGGCGGCCAGGGCGGTGGCGGAGCTGATCTGTTCCCCGCAGTCCAGGGCCCACGCGACGTCGGCGGAGCCGGTGGGTTCGCCCGGGTCAGTATCGGCCAGCACCGCGGTCAGGCGGCGCCGGAGCTCGGCGCTGCGGCCCGGCGGGACGACGCTGGCGACGATCGCGGCGGTCACCGTGTTGGCGACGCTGACCATGGGCGGGTGGTCGTGGCTGACCTGGATCAGCGCCCGCTCCTGCAGGTTGTCCATGTCCTGCGGGTTGAAGATCCGCATGAGCGTCTGCAGCGGCACCGCGCCGGCGAGGGAGAGGAGTTCAAAAACATCGCGCTGGCCGGGGCTGAGCCGGTTCAGCCGCGCTTTGACGACATCGCGCACTTCCCCCGTCAGGGCGATGGAGCGGCCGCCCTGGACCCATGCGCCCTCCTGCCGCACGATCGTGCCGAGCTTGATCTGTTCCCGGGCCAGGGAATGCAGGAACAGGGCGTTTCCGCCGCTGGCACTCCAGAGCGCGCGGGCAGCCGTGTGGGAAAAGTGGCCGCCGTATTCCTGGTTCAGCGTGGCGGCCGTCTCGGCGAAATCGAACGGCTCCAGGTCCACGCGGCGGAGCAGGTCATCCTTCCAGAGCCCCATGATGTCGCCGCCCACATGGGGCAGGTCAACGCACGCGGCCAGCAGGGTCACGTGGCCACCGGCGCTGAGCTGGGCGACCATCATGCAGGACAAGTCATCCAGGTCGTGGGCGTTGTCCACGAACAGGACAATGGCGCGCCCCTGGGCTTTGGCGTGCAGGAGCTGGGTGAGACCGCGCAGCACCATCAGCGGGTGTTCCAGATGGGAGGCGTCGAGGTCGTTGAGCAGCACACTCAGTGCGCCGTACGGGAGTTTGGATGAAATGGAACTGCCCCGGACCTGGACAACCAGGTAGTCGTCGCCGAGTTGCTCAAGGGTGCGCTGGGCGATGAAGGATTTTCCGGCCCCGTGCTCCCCCACCAGGACGACGCCGCAGCCCGATCCTGAGGTCAGGGTTTCAAGGACGTCCGCCACGATGTGCTGGCGGGTAAAGGGTTTTTCCTGCCGCCCCTGCGGGGGGCGTTGCGCTGGTGGAATCGCGTCCGTTTTGCCGCTGCCCGCGGGCACGCCGGCTTCTTGCTGAAACATGGGAGAGACCTTCGCAATCAATGTTTAACCAGTGATAGGTCAACGCTAGGGACCGGCCGCGGCGAAGGCATCCGTAAGTAGTACTCGATTGCCAGGCGGGTACGGCGCGGGTGCCTACGCGGCTGTACTCGGATTCCGCCGGCCTCCCGGGACCGCGGACCAAGTAGTCACCGACGGACTTCGAGTGCTCCCGGCCGTAGTGCGCCGGGGCCGGGCAGGCAACACCTACTCCTCGGCCATCCGGCGGAGTTCCTCGCGCCCCTTGACGTTCAGCTTGGCGTAGCTGCGGTACAGGTGGCCCTCTACGGTGCGGACGGAGACCTGCAGATCGGCGGCGATCTGCCGGTCGCTCAGGCCCCGGACCGCCAGCGCCACGATGTCGCGTTCCCGGCGGGTCAAGAGCCCGAGGGTGTCGTCCTGGCCGGCGGGTTCATCCCCGGGAGCGCTGTCGGCACGATCACGGCACCGCTGCCGCTGGGCCGCGGCCATCCGCTCCCGCAGGCTGTCTCCGGCGGCATGGTAGGCAGTGGCGGCGTCACCGTACGCCAGCGCTGCGAAGCCCCACAGTTCGGCTTCCTCGCAGGTCTTGGCGGCGTCGAGCAGCTCGCCGGGGAGCCCGGTTCCGATCGCCGCGGCGTACCCGCAGATGGCCCCCGCCCGGCGTCCTTCCAGTTCTGGTTTGAGTTCGCGCAGCCGCACCGCGGCCTCCGTGTCGCCGAGGGCCAGCCGGAGGGTCAGCGAATCGAACTCCAGTCCCGCGGTGTTGCCGTCGCCGTCGGGGTTTCCGAGCCGTTGCAGTTCCTCCGCCGCGCGGCGGTAGCCGCCGAGCCGGGCCTTGCCGTACACCACGGCCATGGCGGCGAGGGCGCGCAGGTAGCGGGAGACGGGCGGGCGGGCGGATTCGTAGTCCGCCAGGAACCCGGCGGCCTTTTCCGTGAAGCCGGCGTCGGCGGCGGCGGCAAACGCCATCGCGGCGGTCAGCGAGAACAGCTGCTGGGGGTCGGCCAGCCGCAGGGCTTCGAGGGCTGCCCGCAGCGTGCGTTTGGCCTCGGCGGCCCGGCCCTGGTAGAGCAGCACGATCCCGGCGGCGGTGTGGACGCCGCCGCCGAAGGTGATCAGGCTGGGCCCGAACCCGGCCACGAAGCCCTCGAGCAGGCTGTCCGCGGCGTTCCAGTCCCCGCCGTGGATCGCCGCCGTGACG harbors:
- a CDS encoding DUF1972 domain-containing protein; the protein is MVGTRGVPARYGGFETAIEEIGQRLVQRGHRVTVYCRETGGGDRPDRHLGMDLVHLPALRKRSLETLSHTGLSVAHLLRHRPDAAIVFNAANAPYLPAIKAAGIPVATHVDGLEWKRAKWGRAGRNYYQLVERLAVRWSDALIADAVSIQDYYREKFDADTVYLAYGAPIQADAGSDRLPELGLAPRGYHLVVARFEPENHVHLIVEGFARSAARLPLVVVGSAPYSDRYTREVHALGDERVRFVGGVWDQTLLDQLYANALVYWHGHSVGGTNPSLLRALGSGTATNAFDVGFNREVLETAGRYFAGPADVARLVDEAEAPGSDAEDRGRHAQQLARRYNWGDVAAGYEQLCETLLGRRTRTARTRPEAGAGDRRRAPRRSLGAGQ
- a CDS encoding LuxR family transcriptional regulator yields the protein MESLTDAATLIGRSGVVKEVVRCLRDEGRAGALIVGSSGSGKTAVVKAVLAELHPHGTVIRLAATPALAAVPFGALTPYLAGLPAHDLDSYTAVLGAVTASLRAEPTLALFVVDDAQSLDRGTVQLIAQAVATGAARLLATCRPGPLIPEEFLALWDDGIIAKFDLAPLSRAEVHQLCEQVLRAEVSPWVSELFAKLTEGNPFMLMSLIEHARATGAIGQRRGAWFLLAPPELGDVPAADLLDHQVRSMSPEEKTAAAIVALAGPLSLGQILRFSSPRAVDALEMAGIITVSRDRDRIVRPASPLIGEIIRRRVPAGRSASLRASLLALPWAGTVHPDAFLNQLRWSLDSGADVPDPELLRAATAANIDLDAATALRAAGAIREDSFLPEGRIQLAYANYILGRREASAGYLEAAQPVRYGRASYLAALLAARLGPLAAALDLPRDAGSGEAETGGPDQLRWGGPAVGLATGLLLERWDGRTAELKERLQGLAAAAEGNPEIRLPAVSRLAEVLTAQGRVLAGLGIDREAWHGVQGTGLALPLVYEDVLARHCLNLIRAGEWEELASALDDYTAVLSPRLLYSGGMLHVMRGYSRLRQGRIPESHAELLLGVEELRIADPWELLAFAHAVAAYAAAAAGHPGDAAEQTLAFRSTGYREPATLRLLAEAYCAAAEVASGQVPGDGRRELDRLAAEAQRQGLRAVETDIRRLALRGGDTGAAEALAASSGAVEGPEAGLLRDYALAVAASDSNRLMALSDQALSAGYLLLALEAAQQAAHLLEHDPDKWKLTAVQRKVHHRMVAAGMSGQMNIVRGEHYADLTARETEILKLVAGGATNAEIAARLTLSQRTVEGHLYRIFGKLGVSRRGELMDIQRDLPLP
- a CDS encoding CDP-alcohol phosphatidyltransferase family protein; translation: MTAVDPGIGAAAPASTGYRDTVKRLAAAQKTAARGAPAYSRYVNRRLGRLLAAVALHAGLGPNTVTAVSAVFTFSGIALLMMFPPSGALGIGVALLLVVGYALDSADGQVARMQGSGSAAGEWLDHMVDAVKTSALPLALAVGLYRFGTVDRRWLLVPLAAAVISAVLFFSMILTEQLRRQRGLVSMAAPGRRSWLRSVLVVPMDYGVLCLCFAFYGVVPLFLALYTLIVAATAGFLLLASIKWFREISAFPPAPGRAGRHSLTEPSAPTGNTTGTGVPQ
- a CDS encoding LuxR family transcriptional regulator — its product is MFQQEAGVPAGSGKTDAIPPAQRPPQGRQEKPFTRQHIVADVLETLTSGSGCGVVLVGEHGAGKSFIAQRTLEQLGDDYLVVQVRGSSISSKLPYGALSVLLNDLDASHLEHPLMVLRGLTQLLHAKAQGRAIVLFVDNAHDLDDLSCMMVAQLSAGGHVTLLAACVDLPHVGGDIMGLWKDDLLRRVDLEPFDFAETAATLNQEYGGHFSHTAARALWSASGGNALFLHSLAREQIKLGTIVRQEGAWVQGGRSIALTGEVRDVVKARLNRLSPGQRDVFELLSLAGAVPLQTLMRIFNPQDMDNLQERALIQVSHDHPPMVSVANTVTAAIVASVVPPGRSAELRRRLTAVLADTDPGEPTGSADVAWALDCGEQISSATALAAAHLANNASDPTSALRFIHEIDGGEALAGVAIESVHAQLGVNNDESARRLLHNLDSSDGSGGAGRPLAEWVALQLLRVDLDLRSAATAAGARARLDVVRDRLYGPAADEAEGLEPAREQLRLAEVKLAAFEGRYADVLAVQAGMDTELGTETGLLTASIFCEAMSVTGNVLGAMALGKQVVAAASTVPMSDRAVREIRGRFLLLMLLSAKFREASAFLTATSGTAEPQTRLGGMFEIVQGVIDLHAGNLEAAGPWLEAGMWQLRMQDPDALSGLATAACAYAAGLAGDEERASLLLAEAGQPQLASPWLVDRMTRYFELCALAELGQRPAAIRSLVTDSDADADAGATATALLFLSAAARLGDRQLCQKLAGLAGRVTGQFALLCLRLADGVKDCASEQLLAVARDADASGNAVFARDVARRAVYCANEAGNRIALRVSQRTEQSLDDRFGSPKNGLHSLTTSTLTARECEVAVRAAAGISNRKIAEQMHVSVRTVEGHLYQVYAKLHVASRSELKDVISGPAASARIG
- a CDS encoding adenylyltransferase/cytidyltransferase family protein — protein: MGLRIGYAPGAFDLFHIGHLNILKHARSQCDFLVAGVVSDEMLEQAKGRLPVIPLAERMEIVASIGYVDKVYAETVPDKLQVWEELRFNVFFKGDDWKGTPKGDRLEAAFRAVGVDVVFFPYTVQTSSSALRTALELINRSPEPGHRLHGVRL
- a CDS encoding sugar transferase produces the protein MSWARRYRRWLRFTDITIVTSAVAVAYAVRLDAEGVLARTPAVSTYVSLSIAILLAWIVALEVHRTREETVLGVGAEEYKRVMDATVGVFGGIAIVVLLLGIDVVRSHFAIALPAGSLLLLLSRWRWRAWLNRQRNFGHYLSKVIVVGEPADVEYVIRQFGKVSGAAYEVVGAALPAGYTASHLQISATRVPVLCDVDSVAGKVTETGADAVVVAGQLHGGSRAIRQLGWALEGTHASLVLAASLTDVAGPRIHWRPVEGLPLMHVELPEFSGGKHTLKRLVDVVASAAALLLLSPLLCILAWVIARDSKGPVFFQQERVGRNGERFKMIKFRSMVVTAEDDLALLRELNEGAGLLFKMKQDPRVTKCGRWLRKYSLDELPQFWNVLKGDMSLVGPRPQLPCEVEGYEGDVTRRLLIKPGITGLWQVNGRSNLGWEESVRWDLYYVENWSLTGDIMILWRTVKVILNPVGAY